The genomic interval gtggttttgtcatgtaaaacccaataattattATTACTTACGTTCAGTGCCGGAAAGCGGAAATCGACCGCCAAAGCAGCTGTGGCCGTCAAAGAAAAGCATCTGAGCTGTGCCAGGCGTCTCGCTCTCTGCAAGGGAGACGAACTTTTCAGTGTACAGGAGTTGAATGAAACCACGCCATGAAATCCACTATGGTGCAGAGGTCTCATTAAGGCCCACAGCGCCTTCAAATTAAAAACAGGCGCTAGACTCGCGCTGTCACCAATCTATTCTACGTAAAAAGTGTTGGACATAAAAAGTCAACAAGTGGCAGCTCGTGGATCGGATGTGGCTCACGAGCAACGCCTGGCGCCTGGCATGGACCCAGATAGGCTATACCTGCAGCCCATATCACGTTTTTCGAGATGCAGACTGGAAGTCCTCCCGGTGGTTTTTATTTCAAGACGGATCAGGAACACTGCGTATAAATCTTCCACGCTTCACCCTCAGATAAGAGGTACCTTCGTCGTAACGAAAGTCGTCATGAACTTGCAAGTACACAACGGTATTCCCAATGCTGCTGGGCAGTGCTCGAAGTAACCCCGTAAATTTGTGTCACATACTGAAACATGTCGCAACATGTGCGACGATAATTTTTGCTGAGAACAGACACGGCTTCATGATGTTATCGAGCTAATTTGGAGAAAAAAATACTCGATGGAAGTGACTGAAGCTTAACTAGCTACTCGTGGCTGTTGTATCATGGGGAAGAAAATTGGGGAAAACAGAATCGCTGGGACTAAAAAAGAGGCAATGGAATACGCACTCGTGAACAAAAGTTAGCatcaaaaaaaataaataaataaataaaatctagCATTGTGGTGAAACGTGGAAAATTTTCGATGCATTGCATTGGTTTCATACGCCCACTTTGGCAGTATACCACTTGATATTATCTGGCATGCCcaggctgcgaaaaaaaaaaaaggatcgtTGCACCATTGGTCTCCAAACTTGCTCGAAACTGCATATTTTACTATGGGGAAATACGGAAATGAGATTACGAAATAATAAGCGATTTAAAAAATAATGCGCGTGTATTGTTGCATAGGCTTACCTTCGCAAGGGCCGAAGGGGAAGTTTCCAGAATCGGATGCAGTAATATTGACGCAGTAGGCACGTGTATACCCGCTGGTTGGCGAGAAAAAAAACGGAGATAGAATTGAAGAGTCACAAGCCCACCAAACAACGTTTTAGCGTACACGTTAAGTAAAGCTTAACTAAATAAAGTGTTAACGATACTCATGTACGGAGATAGCCTAGGTTTGAAAACAAACTTTGAACctaggttgtttttttttcgggggggggagggggggagggggtgattCGGCGCAAGAAGAGAGAAGGGTAAGAGGGAACACATTAGCGTCCAGTGTCCGACCGTGAGCGCCGGTCTGCAGCTGCAACTGCGGCAGTGGCCTGCCAAGTTAGACAAGGACAATTTGTGTTTCCCGAGTCTGTATTTTTGATGCACCTGCCGCTCTGGCCAACGAACGGCTTGCTGCAGGTCAAAGGCACACACCACAGAGATCTTGCACGAAGCGCAATGCTTCCTGTGCTTTATTAGATAGCCGCTTTCGCTATGCTAAAAGGGGGCTCCAATTCTCTTCCTCACACGCAAGCACAACTGTGAAAGCGTATTTGGCCTGATGAAGGCTGTCTTGGCACCGTAGCTATATACTAGATAACGCTTGAACCAGGTTTAATATAAATCACATCGAAATTTGTAGCCACCATAGCAGTTCAAGAATGAATAATCTAGTATACAATGCAAGGTCAGCGTTAActcgaaaaccactttctttttcttttctttctttcttgggggATGAGCGAGTTATAATGTCGTGCATAGCTTTGTGTCATCTGCAGTAAAAACGGGTGACACTTCGCCACTTAGCTCCCAAACGCGCAAGACATGTATAGCTAGCTCTGGCATATTGGTAGCAATGCCGTCTTGTCTTCGTTAGGGATGATTATGTTACTTTTCTAATATCGCGTGAAATAGCAAATGTATATTGTGCTGCCTGATTTACCCATCTACACCGCCACTAATTCCAAATGACACCTCTTTCCCCATATAACAGCGCGAACTGGGAAAGTGAAGCTCGCTGCGGTGACGTGCGTCCGCTTCGAGACTGGTGTGTCTCGAAGCGGACGCACGTCTAGTGGACTAGTGGACTAATGACTAAAACCCCTAGTGGACTAATAAGGTTTATACAGTCCACTCCGTCAGGAATACTGACCATGGACGTTCTCAATATCGTcataacaaaggaaaaaagtgGACCAACGCACTTGGACTGGTCATCTTGGCCCTGGTAATGAAAAACGAACACGGCTCGGTCTTCCTCGGGGATGAACACTGGACGCTCAGctgtcatgcacctttcactcGGATCATCGACCGAGCTGAAGTAGGCGACGGTGTCTTGCATTGTTGCCACTGCTTGTAGCAAACTTGCCGTTTCATCCTGAAATAAATATTTACAGGAGGTACGGATATGTACGAATATGTACAGGAATGAAATTCCTTTTTTAAATGTGATAGCATTCATTCCGCCCAACGTGCACGTCTCGTGTGCCACAAAAATATCTGCGAAGTTTAGCGATAAAGTCCTCTGATCAGCACTGCTCATTAGCGAAGGCGGTAGCACGCTGACTAATAAGGTTTATACATTTATTATGGTATTAGAAATGTTGGCAACAAATAGGTAACCGGCTTCTCCCCAACGTCGCAATGTTGTGCGAGGTGCGAGGTGAAGTGCATCCTTACAGATATTAGGCAGTTGACTACCGCGCGCTGGGCAGTCATGTGCATCTAATGAAATGGCCTTCAAGACGTGAGAGCACACGCCGCCCGATCACGGAGGCCTTGCAAAAAGCATCACGGCGCTGGAATTTTCGATTTCGCCGGCTACTTGCCTCAAGCGGTGAGTGAATATATTAGAAGTGTAGCGTCGGTATCGACGCACGACAAATAGAGTTGTTTCATCATGACAGGTCAAATGTGGGACGAACGAGAAAAATACAAAGAGGAAAAATACGACGTGCATTATGAACCAAACCCGTTTCATCTGCGAGACTTCAAGTGGGAACGAAGTGGTGCAGCGCAGTTTATACATTGCGGCCTCTCGGCAATATGACGGGAATGTAGCAGAAGCGGATACCACGTAACGTCAGGCACACCGTACGACATGTACTGTAGCCTTATTAGAGCCCCAGTCAACAGAGCTTTTCAGCGTCTAGTGATCGCCAGGTTTGACAACCGTGGCGACATCAGTGCAAGCGTCTTACATTTTAATCTGGCACCCCTAGAACAGTAAATATTAGTACCAGGGCGCCACTCGCCCTTGTGTGCttgtaccgggtgtttcagcgaacactttcaaaaatttctgAATGTTgactgtggcagacagcacaattatTCTTCATTAGcttgtctactcgaagaggcggacattacttgcacaaaaaatgaaatgtATAGGCTACTgcttacacccgccgtggttgctcagtggctatggtgttaggctgctgagcacgaagtcgcgggatcgaatgccggctgcggcggccgcatttcgatgggggcgaaatgcgaaaacacccgtgtacttagatttaggtgcacgttaaagaaccccagttagtcgaaatttccggagtcctccactacggcgtgcctcataatcagaaagtggttttggcacgttagaccccataatttaattttaagctactaattaacaaaaatcccCTAATTAAGTTCGTAACTAATtatcttatggcccatattgcaaaatacaaattctagccatgtaGTTGACAAGGCGGATCCGCTTGAaaggaattctcaggatgacgccagttcAGAGATATTACTCGTAATTCTCGAAcattgtggagaaatgcattgacgttccagaTACATTctcaacaaagcgtcgttttGTGCATTCAAGGAAAAACAAACACATGCCCCATCttcttgcgaatatttgctctggCATGATTATATCCTATACTAATGCATGTACTaacaaattaggaagacccactaagcttcaacacgacactccctcaccagaacaggaattggcctccctagtGCAATATTCGGCCACTCACTCCCAAATGACttactcaattacccaatggccctcagtccccagcagttgCGGAGCACTTGTCCaaagcggcggtcagacctgcaacgcagcagagggtgctaggaATCTCTGGACCCGGCCAGGCCGcgaatggaaactgacccttgcaacgtttaacacccgaaccctctcgggTGAAGCTAtagcctagcaggactctttgaggaactatcaagcattgtttgggatatcattgcccttagtgaggttagaagaactggtgaagcttatacagtgctgacaaatggccacgtcctctgctacagaggacaACCAGATAATAAGCAGTTCGgcgtaggattcctaatccataatgacatagcgggcaacatcgacgaattctacagcaataattagagggtagctgtagtcgtaacaaagctaaataggaggtatagaataaaggtagtgcacacctacgctccaacctccagtcacgatgttGAAGTagtagaacagttttatgaaagtgttgaattagcgatgccaaaagtgcaaactcagtatactgtagtcatgggcgacttcaatgcaaaagtggggataaagca from Dermacentor albipictus isolate Rhodes 1998 colony unplaced genomic scaffold, USDA_Dalb.pri_finalv2 scaffold_33, whole genome shotgun sequence carries:
- the LOC139052774 gene encoding uncharacterized protein, which gives rise to MALMLVSALLLVFSASAVHGSESPDETASLLQAVATMQDTVAYFSSVDDPSERCMTAERPVFIPEEDRAVFVFHYQGQDDQSNGYTRAYCVNITASDSGNFPFGPCEESETPGTAQMLFFDGHSCFGGRFPLSGTEQCIMWVNVDSKDSVSDECLQYYDQQCGSEKYKLYDSEQCT